In SAR324 cluster bacterium, the sequence ATCGACATTGTGGAAAGTAAGATTTGCTGGTCCACCAGTGGGATCTATTAGTTTGATGTCTGGGTCATTTAGTTCGTCATAAACTGGATCATCAGACAAAACTTCTAGGTTCACACGAACAGTTTGATTGTTGTCAATGATTTCATCGTATTGTCCTTGAATTTTTAGTATTTGTGGGACATCCCAGTTAATAGGTGTGAAGAGTAATTCCGCGCTAGATTGAAACTGATTATTAACAACAAACTGAGCTTCGGACGGATCACTTGAAGTAGCAATAACAGCAACATTTTCTTTAGGAGGACTGTCCAATTTGACTGTAATGTTTGCGGACCGGCCGTTTTCATCAAGATCTGTGTCTGAAATAGTCACAGTCAGGCTCCCTTTTCCGTACTCTGGATCAGGAGTGGTGCCTTGTGTACTCTCCGGAGCGCAGGCGCCCAAATGCAGCAACAGTGGAATGCCGATTAACAAAACGAGGAAGTGCTTTCGCAGTTTCAACATGAGATCAGTCACTGAGAAAAATTGTTGTTCAGCTGAGTTAAATGAGCGAGCTGGTTGGTAGCAGAGGTCACGTGGTATGGTATCCGCAATCTTGTCTGAATTCGCATGACCCCATGCAAAAAGCGAGACAAACCTTTGCGCCAAACCTAATGCCTCAACTCCCATGATCTACTACCACTCTCAAACTCCAGGTGACCTGGCAGCCACGCTAGCCCACGGAGCATCACTGACCTGTGGCAAACTACTGTTGATGCGCCATTCGGTAAGGCCACCTTTTCCCCCAGGAGTTTTTCATTTTCAGGTGGATCTGACCCCTGAGGGGGTTCGGCTGGCAGAGGCTTTGGGGACACGATTGGGAACTCAGCTGATTTCATTGGATTCTAGCACGTCCAGTCGCTGCCTGCAGACGGCAGAAGCGATTGGTCGTGGTTCTGGCCAACCGGTATTGGTACGAGCCAATCCGAAGCTTGGGGATAAAGGGGTTTTTGTTCAAGATTCAGATCGTAATCATCAGTACATGGTGGAGCAAGGACCACT encodes:
- a CDS encoding histidine phosphatase family protein → MIYYHSQTPGDLAATLAHGASLTCGKLLLMRHSVRPPFPPGVFHFQVDLTPEGVRLAEALGTRLGTQLISLDSSTSSRCLQTAEAIGRGSGQPVLVRANPKLGDKGVFVQDSDRNHQYMVEQGPLGLVNAGLRGANDCGLNPVRAATQELLQDLWKEGLPGGTCRVAVTHDTMLSLILGALSGRQALDEEDWPKMLEGALLWVEEDRLCWCWRRELYSQPRQEWLG